A genomic window from Gemmatimonadaceae bacterium includes:
- a CDS encoding glycosyltransferase → MGAHWLAWLATALWCAVFVGVVVRFLDTRRLAEYAPVHGADAPLVSVIIPARNEARNIGRLLESLLASAYPSLEIIVVDDHSEDGTGDIARAIAAAHPQAQLRVIDAPPLPDGWFGKQWACQSGADAARGDILCFTDADTRHGPDLLGRSVGAMQARGADLFTVAGHQEAGSFWEKVLQPFVFSILLSRYGGLEAMSRSMRPLDKIANGQFVMMRRETYASIGGHAAVRDHVAEDLRLAQVVTARGLRAHMVLARDELSTRMYTSLGELRRGWGKNVYAAGRDTLPLGAVSSRIFPWIFQLPALVPLAPLVALLLWQLGVAGDGARIFGLVAGAFTFLYYAGVYAFSRLNPLWGLLYPLAAVTFSWICAEAAWRGSRVEWKGRGYVSRSAR, encoded by the coding sequence GTGGGCGCGCACTGGTTGGCCTGGCTCGCCACTGCGCTGTGGTGCGCGGTGTTCGTGGGCGTAGTCGTTCGCTTTCTCGACACACGGCGGCTCGCTGAGTACGCGCCGGTTCACGGCGCGGATGCACCGCTGGTCAGCGTCATCATCCCCGCGCGCAACGAGGCCCGCAACATCGGCCGCCTGCTCGAGAGCCTGCTCGCGTCGGCGTATCCGTCGTTGGAGATCATCGTCGTGGACGATCACTCCGAGGACGGCACCGGCGACATCGCACGCGCTATCGCAGCGGCACACCCTCAGGCGCAGCTGCGCGTGATCGACGCGCCGCCGCTGCCCGACGGTTGGTTCGGCAAGCAGTGGGCCTGCCAGAGCGGCGCCGATGCCGCGCGCGGCGACATCCTCTGCTTCACCGATGCCGACACGCGCCACGGTCCCGACCTGCTCGGCCGCAGCGTCGGGGCAATGCAAGCGCGCGGCGCCGACCTCTTCACCGTGGCTGGGCACCAGGAGGCCGGCAGCTTCTGGGAGAAGGTGCTACAGCCCTTCGTGTTCTCCATCCTGCTCTCGCGCTACGGCGGACTCGAGGCGATGAGCCGCTCGATGCGTCCGCTGGACAAGATCGCCAACGGCCAGTTCGTGATGATGCGGCGCGAGACCTACGCGAGCATCGGTGGGCACGCGGCCGTGCGCGATCACGTTGCCGAGGACCTGCGGCTCGCGCAGGTGGTGACGGCGCGCGGGCTGCGCGCGCATATGGTGCTCGCGCGTGACGAGCTCTCCACGCGGATGTACACCTCGCTGGGCGAACTGCGACGCGGCTGGGGCAAGAACGTCTACGCCGCTGGGCGCGACACCCTGCCACTCGGCGCGGTGAGTTCACGTATCTTCCCGTGGATCTTTCAGCTGCCGGCCTTGGTGCCTCTCGCGCCGCTGGTGGCGCTGCTGCTCTGGCAGCTCGGTGTGGCCGGCGACGGCGCGCGGATCTTCGGGCTCGTGGCCGGGGCCTTCACCTTCCTCTACTACGCTGGCGTGTACGCCTTCTCGCGACTCAATCCCCTCTGGGGCCTGCTGTACCCCCTGGCGGCCGTGACCTTCAGCTGGATCTGCGCTGAGGCGGCGTGGCGCGGTAGCCGCGTGGAGTGGAAGGGGCGCGGATATGTGTCGCGGAGCGCGCGGTGA